From a region of the Candidatus Zixiibacteriota bacterium genome:
- a CDS encoding ribonuclease HII, with product MSITEIINLDIEQAVLSQGYGAICGVDEVGRGPLAGPVVAAAVILSPDIVIDGLDDSKKLSASQRNRIFEQIASMQIPCAIGIIDHKTIDNINILRASLMAMRKAVMELAAKPDVILVDGSYTIPNLPQPQYAIISGDSRCKSIAAASVIAKVTRDRIMDHYEVLYPSFSFSVHKGYPTSAHLAELKEHGPCDIHRKSFKPVAQLLKDFSVV from the coding sequence TTGAGCATTACCGAGATCATCAATTTGGACATTGAACAAGCTGTCTTATCGCAGGGATATGGCGCCATTTGTGGTGTTGATGAAGTCGGACGCGGCCCATTGGCCGGACCAGTAGTGGCCGCGGCAGTAATATTATCGCCTGATATCGTTATCGACGGACTCGACGATTCCAAAAAACTCTCAGCGTCTCAGCGCAATCGGATTTTTGAACAGATCGCAAGTATGCAGATTCCATGCGCAATAGGCATAATTGACCATAAAACCATTGACAACATAAATATTCTCCGTGCCTCGCTCATGGCTATGAGAAAAGCGGTCATGGAGTTAGCGGCCAAGCCCGATGTCATACTTGTCGATGGCAGTTACACAATCCCGAACCTTCCACAGCCTCAATATGCCATAATCAGCGGCGACAGTCGCTGCAAATCCATCGCCGCGGCTTCGGTCATCGCCAAGGTAACCCGCGACCGCATCATGGACCACTATGAAGTGCTTTATCCTTCGTTTTCATTTTCTGTCCATAAGGGCTATCCGACCTCGGCTCATCTTGCAGAACTGAAAGAGCATGGCCCATGCGACATTCACCGCAAATCATTCAAACCGGTGGCACAACTCCTCAAAGATTTTTCAGTCGTATAG
- a CDS encoding YraN family protein, with translation MPSNQSDGGSTPRKKKFALYEEKAADYFREQGFVIVERNWRSGHKEIDLIVQKESLLVFAEVKSSNGEKFGHPSERVDNRKQKHLTLAAQAFILSRQIEKVDLRFDVITFMNGKLEHYPNAFPASE, from the coding sequence ATGCCGTCGAATCAATCCGATGGTGGATCAACTCCTCGAAAAAAGAAATTTGCGCTCTATGAAGAGAAGGCCGCGGACTACTTTCGCGAACAAGGATTCGTGATTGTCGAGCGGAACTGGCGAAGCGGGCACAAGGAAATTGACCTTATTGTACAGAAAGAGAGTTTGCTGGTATTTGCCGAAGTCAAATCCTCAAACGGGGAGAAGTTTGGCCACCCCTCCGAGCGCGTCGACAATAGAAAGCAGAAGCATCTGACTCTTGCCGCCCAGGCTTTCATACTGTCACGCCAAATTGAAAAAGTTGATCTTCGTTTCGATGTAATTACGTTTATGAACGGAAAACTCGAGCACTATCCCAATGCCTTCCCGGCCTCGGAATAA
- a CDS encoding RsmD family RNA methyltransferase: MKKGKGNELFGEPKTELEFRVIAGTLKGKRIVAPNLGITRPPLTRIRKSIFDFLMPYIGGASYLDLFSGTGSYLFEAVSRGAIRAIGVEREKKLAVSINAQAEAFGLGQTLHCQTDDVFAAIPKLAKQGELFDIIMIAPPQYLKLIDKTLALLRAENLTGSETLILTQHDSNETYKINLNGFELLQRRKYGNTTFTVLRGAEGV; encoded by the coding sequence ATGAAAAAAGGAAAGGGAAATGAGCTATTTGGAGAACCGAAGACCGAGCTTGAGTTCAGAGTCATCGCCGGCACGCTCAAAGGGAAACGCATTGTCGCCCCTAACCTTGGCATCACTCGCCCTCCGCTGACACGTATCCGCAAATCGATATTTGATTTTCTTATGCCCTATATTGGTGGGGCGAGCTATCTTGATCTATTCAGCGGAACCGGCTCATATCTTTTCGAGGCCGTATCAAGAGGGGCGATACGCGCGATAGGGGTGGAGCGGGAGAAGAAATTGGCCGTTTCGATTAATGCACAAGCTGAGGCCTTTGGTCTCGGTCAGACATTGCACTGCCAGACTGATGATGTTTTTGCGGCAATTCCGAAACTTGCCAAACAAGGCGAGCTATTTGATATTATCATGATCGCCCCGCCACAATATCTAAAGCTCATAGACAAAACCCTTGCCCTGTTGCGCGCTGAGAACTTAACGGGCTCCGAAACACTGATACTGACCCAACACGACAGCAACGAGACTTACAAGATCAATTTGAATGGTTTTGAGCTTCTACAACGTCGAAAATACGGCAACACGACTTTCACTGTTTTGCGTGGCGCGGAGGGTGTATGA